From the Paenibacillus sp. MMS20-IR301 genome, the window CTTCATCATGGAGCTGTGGCCGATTATTTATCATGAAGAACGGATTAAGGACAGCCCCTTATACTCTAAAGTGATGAAGCAACCCGGGAGAATGCTGTGGGAGATAGAGTCCGCAGACTCAAATTCCATGGTCTCCATGATCATCGGTTCAAACCGGGCTGATAACCTGCATATCGGAATCATCAAGATAGACATGCGGATTGAAGATTTTTTTGAGAAAGCGTATACCAACAGCAGTGAACGCGACTCCCGTTTCTTCATTCTCGACCAGCAGGGCAACCTGCATGCCAACAATACAGATCCGCTCCCCGGACTGGATGAAGAGCAGATCCGGCAGGCTGTCACGGAGTATAAACAAGCAGGCAAGACGTCACTGGTGGTGCCCGGGGGCGGTGCCGATTTCCTGTACCTGGTTGAACATATCGATAAAATAAATGCGGAGCTTGTGAACGTAATTTCCTTACATACGACCTATTCCAAAATCGGCCATACCCGGAATACCGTGATTCTTGTAGTCACCCTTCTGCTCATTCTGCTGGCTGTCACAACCTATTTCATGCAGTCTATTGTACTGAAGAAGCTGGATGTTCTGCGGGAATCGATGAAAAGAGTGCGCGGCGGCAATTTCAGTATCGAAGTCCCCGTGCAGGGCGGTGATGAGATCGGCGAGCTGGCCCATCATTTCCGGCAGATGCTGAATACCATTAATGAACTGGTGGCAGACGCGGTTAAGCGCAGTGCGGCTACGAAGGAAGCGGAGCTTCAAGCCTTGCGTAATCAGATTGATGCGCATTTCCTCTACAATACACTGGAGAATCTGAAAATGCTCTCGGAGGTTGAAGGGCAATACACGATTGCGGATGCGCTTACATCTCTCGGCAGTATTATGCGTTACAATCTGCGGTGGACGGGCGATAAGGTGCAGTTGAGTGACGAGCTGGGCCATATTCAGCACTATATTTCGATCATGAGCATCCGTTACGACGAGAAGCTGCAGCTGCAGCTGGATGTACCGTGGGAATTGCAGAACCAGGAGCTGCCCAAAATGTCGCTGCAGCCCATTGTGGAGAATGCTTTGAAGCATGGAATGTACTCCGCCCTGATGAGGCGGGAAGGCCTGTGTGTAGACCTGCATGCTTATAGCGGGGAAGGCTCCTTCTATGTTGAAGTGACTGACAATGGTACCGGTATTCCTGAGGACAGACTGGCCGTGTTAAATGAGAAGCTGACTATGACTGACGCAGAGTTCTATTCTTTGCCGGAAGAAGCTGCAGTGCTTAAGAAGGGCAACGGCGGCATCGGACTGCGCAACGTGAACCAGCGGATCCGCATGTACTACGGAGAGGAATATGGCATCCGGGTGGAGAGTGTTCAGGGGAGCGGCACTACTGTAAAGGTTAAACTGCCCTTAGATAACACTCTGGGAGGGGAAACACAACTATGAGAAAGCTTCTGATTGTTGACGATGAAAAGAATATCCGCCGCGGGCTGCAGGCGATGATCGAACGGGAATATAAGGACATCTATGACATTCATCTGGCCTGCGATGCCTTTGAGGCGCTGGAGATGCTCCGGTCAATGGATATAGAGATTCTGATTACGGATATCTGTATGCCGGAAATGGATGGGATCGGCTTAATCAAAAAGGTGCAGGAGCTTGAGCCCAAGCCGGTCGTGGTCATTGTCAGCGGCTATGATGACTTTGCTTATGCCAAAGCTGCGATCCGCTATGAAGTGAAGGAGTATCTGTTGAAGCCTGTACTCCGTAATGATTTGGCTGCAACAATCAGGCGGGTCGAAGAGGAGCTGGTCCGGAGTGAGGAAGCGGCGAATGCACGGTTCTCGTCGGCTGAGCAGCGCGAGGAATACAGGGAGAGCCAGCTGAATTTGTATTCCAGCCACCCCTCAGCCGAGCAAGAAGAGGTTAGGGGCAAGCTTTCGCAGCTGGACCTCGGCTGGCTGGATCAAGGCTTTCATGCGGTCATGATAAAATATCCCGGGGATGAGCAGGCCTCGGGATCTGCTGCCTTTAAGGCGCGGGTGACGGCGTTGCTGGAGCAGGCAGAGCCTGCACTGCATTTCCGCTTTGCCCGTTTTTGGGACTCTAATCTGCATGCCGTTATCCTCACAGAGGGTGCGGAGTCCTGGCGGATACTTACTGAGGCTCTGGTGCAGCTCGATTCCGGGCTAATGCTATCGGTCAGCGGCTTGAACTTCGGGATGGAGAAGCTGTATTCGGCGTGCGAAGAGGCGGCGGTATCCTTGAAGTATACTTTCATGCTGCCTGCTCCCGGCATTGTGCTATTCGAGGAGATTTGCCGGAAGGACAGTGACTATGAGGTGCCGGGGGACAAAATTGCAATGGCTGTGGATCTGCTGGGCTCAGGGCGGGAGAAGGAGATGCTGGGACTGCTGCATGAAATACTGGATGACGCGGACATTAGCCGGAGGAATACCGGTTATCTGGAGGGCATCAGCAGGGCATTGAACGAAGCTCTTCTTGAGCTGATTATGCAGCAGAAGGGCAAAGACTCCATTGAAATTGTACAGCAGCTCAATACTATCGGGGATGTATACCG encodes:
- a CDS encoding histidine kinase, with translation MTEIWCLMVREGMKYNRDISSGEEEGRGMGKFRNTAAGVRAWYGGLSIHIKLIAAYIIIILVPVIIISNYLFAGFYRNTIKDTVKENRYQINNEKEVITGKIAAMEQSFNLLISDSQLGEYVMMKSEPEVYELMTYKAFAFSYLQRVMFNNPDIAGVRFYVNNPFIMELWPIIYHEERIKDSPLYSKVMKQPGRMLWEIESADSNSMVSMIIGSNRADNLHIGIIKIDMRIEDFFEKAYTNSSERDSRFFILDQQGNLHANNTDPLPGLDEEQIRQAVTEYKQAGKTSLVVPGGGADFLYLVEHIDKINAELVNVISLHTTYSKIGHTRNTVILVVTLLLILLAVTTYFMQSIVLKKLDVLRESMKRVRGGNFSIEVPVQGGDEIGELAHHFRQMLNTINELVADAVKRSAATKEAELQALRNQIDAHFLYNTLENLKMLSEVEGQYTIADALTSLGSIMRYNLRWTGDKVQLSDELGHIQHYISIMSIRYDEKLQLQLDVPWELQNQELPKMSLQPIVENALKHGMYSALMRREGLCVDLHAYSGEGSFYVEVTDNGTGIPEDRLAVLNEKLTMTDAEFYSLPEEAAVLKKGNGGIGLRNVNQRIRMYYGEEYGIRVESVQGSGTTVKVKLPLDNTLGGETQL
- a CDS encoding response regulator, encoding MRKLLIVDDEKNIRRGLQAMIEREYKDIYDIHLACDAFEALEMLRSMDIEILITDICMPEMDGIGLIKKVQELEPKPVVVIVSGYDDFAYAKAAIRYEVKEYLLKPVLRNDLAATIRRVEEELVRSEEAANARFSSAEQREEYRESQLNLYSSHPSAEQEEVRGKLSQLDLGWLDQGFHAVMIKYPGDEQASGSAAFKARVTALLEQAEPALHFRFARFWDSNLHAVILTEGAESWRILTEALVQLDSGLMLSVSGLNFGMEKLYSACEEAAVSLKYTFMLPAPGIVLFEEICRKDSDYEVPGDKIAMAVDLLGSGREKEMLGLLHEILDDADISRRNTGYLEGISRALNEALLELIMQQKGKDSIEIVQQLNTIGDVYRFSCFADYFREVQRVFLLLGDYIRTLKSRHTDNKEMKTAVQYIHDNYDQNINMTLISNIVSFNYSYFSQAFRDYTGENFVTYLKNYRIGKAKELLQTTDDKIYEIAMRAGFENAKNFNRVFKESEGVSPVEFRIQRKFLSGPFIDT